A stretch of the Mesorhizobium huakuii genome encodes the following:
- a CDS encoding invasion associated locus B family protein has product MGLHMKRGLKAACAWGAIAFSWMSPASAQQQVAAVPDGPSSLREVYQDWSVACSVQENARVCSLSQDQVQKNGQRLLAVEIQRRPDGSTMATLLLPFGILLDSGVTLQIDDQPPLSPQRFRTCLPTGCIAVFSIDRSVLGKLRGGEVLKLNVTTDAETPLTFPVSLHGLTAALDRMVALSAR; this is encoded by the coding sequence ATGGGTCTGCACATGAAGCGTGGCCTCAAGGCCGCCTGCGCATGGGGGGCAATCGCATTTTCATGGATGTCGCCCGCATCGGCACAGCAACAGGTGGCGGCTGTTCCAGATGGCCCGTCATCGCTGCGCGAAGTCTACCAGGACTGGAGCGTGGCTTGCTCTGTCCAGGAGAATGCGAGGGTTTGCTCGCTTTCGCAGGACCAGGTCCAGAAGAACGGCCAAAGGCTCCTCGCCGTGGAGATACAGAGACGCCCGGACGGGTCGACGATGGCTACCTTGCTTCTGCCCTTCGGCATCTTGCTTGATTCCGGCGTGACGCTCCAGATCGACGATCAGCCGCCCTTGTCTCCGCAGCGCTTCAGGACCTGCCTGCCAACGGGTTGCATCGCGGTGTTCTCCATTGACCGTTCGGTGCTTGGAAAGCTGAGGGGAGGCGAGGTGCTGAAGCTCAATGTCACGACAGACGCGGAGACGCCGCTGACATTCCCGGTGTCGCTGCACGGCCTGACAGCGGCGCTCGACCGCATGGTGGCGTTGAGCGCACGGTGA
- a CDS encoding glycosyltransferase — MSPHLVCVGGEDHRLRIPFLLALRERGFRVTAVSSDAGGAFSPHGIPHRRLAFDRFASGGGEWSAISAVRKLMSELRPDIVQSFDTKPNLLTPLAVRGQVPVIRTINGLGWTFSSREPRALALRPVFCGLQGLASLWTAMTVFQNRDDQAFFERYRLVGRGKGRLIRSSGIDPNAFSTARYRGPSATTMREELGLQSAEIIIFVGRLTRQKGIPTLIKAVPRVLSERPNARFVLVGPQDSEGPFAVSRSDIEQYAPHVIALGPRGDVPALLGMADLFAFPTQYREGIPRVLLEAGLSGLPIVASRMPGCNDVVEDGWNGYLVAPRDADGLASRIIDVLSDRARGKIMGSRSVGLVRERFSLSWVVDQYCDLYKTVLDGKYRGSLARSVPAISREEGARNPRLGEARQ, encoded by the coding sequence ATGAGTCCGCATCTGGTTTGCGTTGGAGGCGAGGATCACCGGCTTAGAATCCCGTTCCTTCTGGCGTTGCGTGAAAGGGGCTTTCGGGTCACTGCCGTCTCGAGCGATGCCGGAGGCGCCTTTTCACCCCATGGCATTCCGCATCGCCGGCTTGCTTTCGACCGCTTTGCCAGTGGCGGTGGAGAATGGAGCGCTATCAGCGCAGTCCGCAAATTGATGTCCGAACTGCGTCCGGACATCGTTCAAAGTTTCGACACCAAGCCCAACCTCCTGACCCCTTTGGCCGTGCGCGGGCAGGTTCCTGTCATTCGCACCATCAATGGGCTTGGCTGGACATTCTCGTCACGGGAACCGCGGGCGCTGGCGCTGCGTCCGGTCTTTTGCGGCCTTCAGGGGCTGGCGTCACTTTGGACAGCCATGACCGTCTTCCAGAATCGCGACGATCAGGCCTTCTTCGAGCGCTATCGGCTGGTGGGGCGCGGCAAAGGGCGGCTGATCCGCAGTTCCGGCATCGACCCGAATGCGTTTTCGACAGCAAGGTATCGTGGCCCTTCGGCCACCACGATGCGCGAAGAACTTGGGCTGCAGTCGGCCGAGATCATAATCTTTGTCGGTCGGCTGACTCGCCAGAAGGGGATCCCCACCCTCATCAAGGCGGTCCCCCGCGTCCTGTCCGAGAGGCCCAACGCGCGTTTCGTGCTCGTCGGTCCGCAAGACTCCGAAGGTCCGTTTGCGGTCAGCAGGTCCGATATCGAGCAATATGCTCCTCATGTCATAGCACTGGGGCCAAGAGGGGACGTTCCGGCCCTGCTTGGCATGGCGGATCTGTTCGCGTTTCCAACGCAGTATCGCGAGGGGATTCCGCGCGTCCTGCTGGAGGCGGGATTGTCCGGATTGCCAATCGTCGCTTCGAGAATGCCCGGCTGCAATGACGTGGTCGAAGATGGCTGGAATGGCTACCTCGTCGCGCCGCGCGATGCCGATGGCCTCGCATCCAGGATAATCGATGTTCTGTCCGACCGCGCCCGTGGCAAGATCATGGGCAGCCGTTCCGTCGGCCTGGTGCGAGAGCGCTTTTCGCTGTCGTGGGTCGTCGACCAGTATTGCGACCTGTACAAGACCGTACTCGACGGCAAATACCGCGGCAGCCTTGCTCGATCAGTGCCCGCGATCTCGAGGGAAGAGGGTGCGCGGAACCCCCGGCTGGGTGAGGCGCGGCAATGA
- a CDS encoding DUF768 domain-containing protein: MSARGIEFLQKWVEDNVPPFSNHDPALAAKLADQVTADAIKAGIRPEEISEEVGSMLSTMLELLDHRDTE, translated from the coding sequence ATGAGCGCTCGGGGCATCGAATTTCTGCAGAAATGGGTGGAGGATAATGTTCCACCCTTTTCGAACCACGATCCGGCCCTTGCGGCGAAACTCGCCGACCAGGTGACGGCGGACGCCATCAAGGCGGGAATTCGCCCCGAGGAAATCTCGGAAGAAGTCGGAAGCATGCTGTCCACCATGCTTGAATTGCTCGATCATCGCGACACTGAATGA
- a CDS encoding AMP-binding protein, with the protein MLETSGRPRSEGWFPRALPSIGGLTTDRVIAIARNNGLPDDFTWKPASTRPLDMDGPTSRLFPRMGDDFSEKSAFFHLERIVEKYPDKIAISDGSTSLSFSELLSAVQNLAVAIAGSAPPGKAVGLLIGNTLWYPVAMLAAMRAGRPAVPLNPRDPFQRLAAIATSARLAAIVRPGPGKPAGWPDASSLEWIDAASCMAATQDGSLPALPSEVSVDAPAIVLYTSGSTGAPKGVVNSQRAILQRVQQYVDACHFGLDDVFMPLTGPATIAGCREMMTPMLCGATLYLSDIESAGIRAVRENFEKWRVTVVYLVPALLRVLMNGAAPNAFSSLRIVRVGGEKILWSDIDRLRDNVPESCLVQISYSSTETIGTQWFLPRDYPERGATVPVGFVLPGIEYTVVDENACEVAPGDEGELLIRGNYTTLGYWTDGENVPLQANSGNPRLRTFATGDLVKVDDTGMMWIVGRKGRQIKINGRRVEPAELELVLRRAPQVNDAVAVVTDANELVAFVVPAKPGGSEFIAEVREMIRTALPPAVHPTRLHSIAEIPQLKGGKVDSVKLRELDRALNAQDAQNTPIARQAADPLDIEGTAAAVWERILPGKRATGSRWDDAGGDSLKLLQFVMELETALGRELNLDAFTVGMSFTDVVRAASPGQDTTSALVEASDPRPVLFIVPGSIGYGPSLAAFGAEMGNVAKVVAVRYGDLNDLLRGHGTIPQMVDAVVDQINQVQPDGNVKLIGYSLGGGVAFEVAAKLVAAGRAVTFLGILDTNIGPGQHNYRETLARTIQRIHAHRVTVDRMTLRALAKLFAQFGAEAVLARSIDWLKWRALARTRFILRLELEEILRMRAFGQWLAQPKPALPITATLFRCRRTGVPTDLGWSPFVTGLNIVPIVGGHLDMLVEPHLSHNRPLIERALLMSGA; encoded by the coding sequence GTGTTGGAAACGTCGGGACGCCCGCGTTCAGAAGGCTGGTTTCCACGCGCCTTGCCGTCCATTGGCGGACTGACAACAGACCGGGTTATTGCGATAGCTCGCAACAACGGCCTTCCGGACGACTTCACATGGAAACCGGCATCCACCCGTCCTCTTGACATGGACGGACCGACCAGCCGCCTCTTCCCACGGATGGGCGACGACTTCTCCGAAAAATCGGCGTTCTTTCACCTGGAGCGGATCGTCGAAAAATACCCGGACAAGATCGCGATCAGTGACGGCTCTACGTCCCTCAGCTTTTCGGAACTGCTTAGCGCAGTCCAAAACCTGGCGGTTGCGATTGCTGGCTCGGCCCCACCGGGCAAGGCGGTCGGGCTTCTAATCGGAAATACCCTCTGGTATCCGGTGGCTATGCTCGCCGCCATGCGGGCTGGCAGGCCCGCCGTGCCGTTGAACCCCCGGGATCCGTTTCAGCGCCTCGCTGCAATTGCCACCAGCGCACGGCTGGCCGCGATCGTCAGGCCAGGGCCGGGCAAGCCGGCCGGCTGGCCGGATGCCTCCTCACTTGAATGGATCGATGCGGCAAGTTGCATGGCCGCGACGCAGGATGGCAGCTTGCCGGCGTTGCCGTCCGAAGTGTCGGTCGATGCCCCGGCAATCGTTCTCTACACGTCAGGCAGCACCGGGGCGCCGAAGGGCGTCGTGAACAGCCAGCGGGCGATCCTCCAACGCGTTCAGCAATATGTGGATGCCTGCCACTTCGGTCTCGACGACGTGTTCATGCCGCTGACCGGGCCGGCGACGATCGCTGGGTGCCGCGAGATGATGACCCCGATGCTGTGCGGCGCCACACTGTACCTCTCCGACATCGAAAGCGCCGGCATTCGCGCCGTCCGTGAAAATTTCGAGAAATGGCGGGTAACGGTCGTCTATCTCGTGCCGGCGCTGCTGCGTGTGTTGATGAATGGTGCCGCGCCCAATGCATTCTCTTCCCTGCGGATCGTGCGGGTCGGCGGAGAAAAGATCCTGTGGTCCGACATCGATCGGCTCCGCGACAACGTTCCCGAGTCCTGCCTTGTCCAGATCAGCTATTCGTCCACGGAAACGATTGGCACGCAATGGTTCCTGCCGAGGGACTACCCGGAACGAGGCGCAACGGTCCCGGTTGGCTTCGTCCTACCCGGCATCGAATACACCGTCGTGGATGAGAACGCATGCGAGGTCGCCCCGGGTGATGAAGGAGAGTTGCTGATCAGAGGCAACTACACCACGCTCGGCTATTGGACGGATGGGGAAAACGTCCCTCTTCAGGCGAACTCCGGCAATCCCCGGCTTCGAACCTTCGCAACGGGCGATCTGGTCAAGGTCGACGATACCGGAATGATGTGGATCGTCGGGCGAAAGGGACGCCAGATCAAAATAAACGGAAGACGGGTCGAACCGGCCGAGCTGGAACTCGTCCTGCGCCGGGCGCCTCAGGTGAATGATGCCGTTGCGGTGGTGACGGATGCGAACGAACTGGTGGCTTTTGTCGTCCCCGCAAAACCAGGCGGAAGCGAGTTCATTGCTGAAGTGCGCGAGATGATCAGGACGGCTCTGCCGCCGGCGGTCCATCCAACGCGACTGCATAGCATTGCCGAGATACCGCAGCTCAAGGGCGGCAAGGTCGACAGTGTCAAGCTGCGGGAACTGGATCGCGCACTGAACGCGCAAGACGCCCAGAACACGCCCATCGCCCGGCAGGCGGCGGACCCGCTTGATATCGAAGGCACCGCTGCGGCCGTATGGGAGAGGATACTCCCGGGTAAAAGGGCAACTGGCAGCCGCTGGGACGATGCCGGTGGCGATTCATTGAAGCTGCTGCAATTCGTCATGGAGCTTGAGACGGCTCTGGGGCGGGAACTTAACCTGGACGCATTCACTGTCGGGATGAGCTTTACCGATGTCGTCAGGGCAGCCTCTCCGGGGCAAGACACGACCAGCGCGCTTGTCGAGGCCTCCGACCCGAGGCCCGTTTTGTTCATCGTGCCCGGATCGATCGGCTATGGCCCAAGCCTGGCGGCCTTCGGTGCCGAGATGGGCAATGTCGCCAAGGTTGTTGCCGTGCGCTACGGTGATCTGAACGATCTGCTGAGGGGACATGGCACGATACCGCAAATGGTGGATGCGGTTGTCGACCAGATCAACCAGGTCCAGCCTGATGGCAATGTGAAGCTGATCGGCTACTCGCTTGGCGGCGGCGTCGCGTTCGAGGTTGCCGCAAAACTTGTTGCCGCCGGTCGGGCGGTGACGTTCCTAGGAATTCTCGACACCAATATCGGGCCCGGGCAGCACAATTACCGTGAAACTCTTGCACGGACCATTCAGCGCATCCACGCGCATAGAGTGACGGTGGATCGCATGACTTTGCGGGCTCTGGCAAAATTGTTTGCCCAATTTGGTGCCGAGGCTGTGCTCGCGAGGAGCATCGACTGGCTGAAATGGCGGGCCCTCGCCAGAACGCGATTCATTTTGCGCCTCGAGCTCGAAGAAATCCTGCGGATGCGGGCATTTGGCCAATGGCTCGCGCAACCGAAGCCCGCATTGCCGATTACCGCCACCTTGTTTCGGTGCAGGCGCACAGGCGTTCCGACAGACCTTGGCTGGAGCCCTTTCGTTACCGGCTTGAACATAGTCCCGATCGTCGGCGGGCACCTGGACATGCTCGTTGAACCCCATCTCAGCCACAACCGTCCGTTGATAGAAAGGGCCCTTCTGATGAGTGGCGCATAG
- a CDS encoding calcium-binding protein, with the protein MTTLHYASGGSASEVATAGFNLVDVSSVDELNALPAGTKGLVWLNEANGATSSFIQKVTPFIDNPKVFGFFLVDEPDPTGQWGTYATAADLKAESDWIHTNLPGAKTFITMMNMGSSANPDFSNTFNPANTHIDYYGVDPYPVRTGTSTVDYNMIDRSVAAAVASGIPVSQIVPVYQTFGGGSFTTDTGGQYVLPTVAQEQTMLDHWAKVAPSPAFDYAYAWGSQQGDTALGNSSALQALFLQHNQSTTSTPSTGDTTGSIVPPTSTVPPVSTVPPVSTAPSTSDHTFYGTGGADVLHGTTGVDTLIGGGYNDTYYVNNAADKVVELPGGGNDTVLASVSYVLSAGSEIEHLATTNKSDTSPINLKGNEFSQTVDGNAGNNYINGGGGKDVLTGNGGADVFVFKSALNTSNVDKITDFNVAQDKILLDHTVFAGLQGSTLSTSEFHVGRGAHDSSDHIIYNSSTGALSYDADGAGGAHQIQFATLAPHLALTASSFLVM; encoded by the coding sequence ATGACAACCCTCCACTACGCCTCGGGTGGGTCGGCCTCCGAGGTCGCAACCGCCGGATTCAATCTCGTCGACGTTTCATCCGTGGACGAACTCAACGCCTTGCCAGCCGGCACGAAAGGTCTGGTCTGGCTCAATGAAGCCAATGGCGCAACGTCGTCTTTCATCCAGAAAGTCACGCCCTTCATCGACAATCCGAAGGTGTTTGGCTTCTTCCTCGTCGATGAGCCGGACCCGACCGGCCAATGGGGAACCTATGCCACCGCCGCGGATCTGAAGGCGGAATCCGACTGGATCCACACCAACCTGCCCGGCGCCAAGACCTTCATCACCATGATGAACATGGGGTCTTCCGCAAATCCCGATTTTTCAAACACTTTTAATCCTGCCAACACGCATATCGACTATTACGGCGTGGATCCCTACCCGGTGCGTACCGGCACAAGCACGGTCGACTACAACATGATCGACAGGAGCGTGGCCGCGGCTGTCGCCTCGGGCATCCCGGTCAGCCAGATCGTTCCGGTTTACCAGACGTTTGGGGGCGGCAGTTTCACAACCGATACGGGCGGCCAATATGTCCTTCCCACCGTCGCCCAGGAACAGACCATGTTGGACCACTGGGCCAAGGTGGCGCCATCGCCCGCCTTCGACTATGCCTATGCTTGGGGTTCTCAACAGGGCGACACCGCGCTTGGCAACTCGTCGGCGCTGCAGGCCCTCTTCCTTCAGCACAACCAGAGCACGACCAGCACGCCTTCGACCGGCGATACGACTGGCAGCATTGTGCCGCCGACCAGCACCGTGCCCCCGGTCAGCACCGTGCCCCCGGTCAGCACTGCGCCTTCGACCAGCGATCACACTTTCTATGGCACGGGCGGCGCGGATGTGCTTCACGGCACCACCGGCGTCGACACGTTGATCGGTGGTGGCTACAACGACACCTATTATGTCAACAACGCCGCCGACAAGGTGGTGGAACTGCCGGGCGGCGGCAACGATACCGTGCTGGCGTCGGTGAGTTATGTATTGTCGGCCGGGTCGGAGATCGAACATCTCGCCACCACGAACAAGTCCGACACCTCCCCCATCAATCTCAAAGGAAACGAGTTCTCCCAAACCGTAGATGGCAATGCCGGCAACAACTACATCAACGGCGGTGGCGGGAAAGACGTTCTCACGGGAAATGGGGGCGCGGATGTCTTTGTCTTCAAATCCGCCCTCAATACCAGCAATGTCGACAAGATCACCGACTTCAATGTGGCCCAGGACAAGATCCTGCTCGACCACACTGTGTTTGCCGGCCTTCAAGGCAGCACCCTTTCCACCTCGGAATTCCACGTCGGCAGGGGTGCGCATGACAGCAGCGACCACATCATCTACAACAGTTCGACCGGCGCTCTCTCTTACGACGCCGATGGCGCAGGCGGCGCACACCAGATCCAGTTTGCCACTCTTGCTCCGCACCTGGCGTTGACGGCGTCTTCGTTCCTCGTAATGTGA
- a CDS encoding invasion associated locus B family protein: protein MKGLAVLTCLALCGGLAPAAGQVASPYRIKPSDVVLPPDVKLGDYQRTIRPFENWTLICDENLKARKKVCNVSQVIEDASGKMAFSWSLAATQDGKPYMILRTAPNARSDGLVSLKFDGRNQAIDVHLNGCNEMVCVGMLSVGPLMRQKISQNATPAISYSTVDGQTVTVTATLKGLSAALSPLK from the coding sequence ATGAAAGGACTTGCCGTACTGACTTGCCTGGCGCTCTGCGGCGGCCTCGCACCGGCCGCCGGGCAGGTTGCGTCGCCCTACAGGATCAAGCCTTCGGATGTGGTGCTGCCGCCTGACGTGAAGCTCGGCGACTACCAGCGCACCATCCGTCCGTTCGAGAATTGGACGCTGATCTGCGACGAGAACCTCAAGGCCCGCAAGAAGGTCTGCAATGTCTCGCAAGTGATCGAGGATGCGTCCGGCAAGATGGCCTTCAGCTGGTCGCTGGCCGCCACACAGGACGGCAAGCCCTACATGATCCTGCGCACCGCGCCGAATGCCAGGAGCGACGGCCTGGTGTCGCTGAAGTTCGATGGACGAAACCAGGCGATCGACGTCCACCTGAACGGCTGCAACGAGATGGTCTGCGTCGGCATGCTGTCGGTCGGCCCCCTCATGCGCCAGAAGATCTCACAGAATGCGACGCCGGCAATCTCCTATTCGACCGTCGACGGCCAGACAGTCACCGTGACCGCAACACTCAAAGGGCTGTCAGCAGCCCTTTCGCCACTCAAATAA